A genomic region of Gemmatimonadota bacterium contains the following coding sequences:
- a CDS encoding sugar phosphate isomerase/epimerase, which produces MELIINSKFFDQYSVPELGKKAIELGYDGIDLCVRPGHPIHVDNVIEVLPKAAEIWRSQDLICPMITAPVTLVDPESPEIENYYTACAEAEIPRLKIGFWKYQPGDDYWQVVDAARRDLEKIVVLSEKYGVQTCYQIHSGPCLGSNCAGLMHLIKGFDPQYVGAYPDFGHLALDGEDWAMGLAMIRDYISVVGIKDAYYLPQPEGQTPRYRPCFTKAGEGCVDWHRCLGLLHEMGFDGPLSVHTEYKFDETIIRQVGYAQTSPPNLEAWAKEDADYLRRILEKVK; this is translated from the coding sequence ATGGAACTCATTATCAACTCCAAATTTTTCGATCAGTATTCCGTGCCTGAACTCGGCAAAAAAGCGATTGAACTGGGCTATGATGGCATTGACCTATGCGTGCGTCCGGGCCATCCGATTCATGTGGATAATGTGATCGAAGTACTGCCCAAAGCGGCCGAAATTTGGCGCAGTCAGGACCTGATCTGCCCCATGATAACCGCACCCGTGACACTGGTAGATCCAGAATCACCAGAAATAGAAAATTACTATACCGCATGTGCCGAAGCCGAAATTCCCCGTCTCAAAATCGGATTCTGGAAATATCAGCCCGGCGATGATTACTGGCAAGTTGTAGATGCAGCGCGGAGAGATCTGGAAAAAATTGTGGTCCTGAGCGAAAAATACGGCGTGCAGACTTGCTATCAGATTCACAGCGGTCCTTGCCTGGGAAGCAACTGTGCGGGATTGATGCACCTCATCAAAGGCTTTGACCCGCAATACGTGGGCGCATACCCCGATTTCGGACATCTCGCACTGGATGGAGAAGACTGGGCAATGGGATTGGCGATGATTCGGGATTATATCTCAGTCGTGGGAATTAAAGATGCGTATTATCTGCCGCAACCGGAAGGTCAAACGCCGCGCTATCGCCCCTGCTTCACAAAAGCTGGAGAAGGATGCGTAGATTGGCATCGTTGCCTGGGGCTATTGCACGAAATGGGATTTGACGGACCCTTATCCGTCCACACCGAATACAAATTTGACGAAACCATAATCCGTCAAGTCGGTTACGCGCAAACATCGCCTCCAAATTTGGAAGCCTGGGCAAAAGAAGACGCGGATTATTTGCGGCGGATTTTAGAAAAAGTTAAATAA
- a CDS encoding phytanoyl-CoA dioxygenase family protein, which yields METLSKEDIKAFRKWGYHVARGVFDGDEIARLREGYDYILELAARTDLPDAILQGKDREVHIHLQTPGPMVGPEAVQYLRKVQWPSLIHPAFEEIRNSAKFPALLEPLIGTSLKQYINQINFKMPGGDIQFPWHQDIRPTPAFRDQVNNYVQTIIVVDEATVANGCLHVIPGSHRLGNLKVTRYARGEVEDQVDVSSAVPCEAMPGDVVMFTSYTVHGSVPNTTDNPRRSYINGFVRASACDVGKWAFLEGKPVPITSDRDYHEIRYGAAG from the coding sequence ATGGAGACGTTGAGCAAAGAAGATATCAAGGCTTTCAGGAAGTGGGGATATCACGTTGCGCGGGGCGTGTTTGATGGGGATGAGATTGCGCGTTTGCGTGAGGGGTATGATTATATTCTCGAACTGGCAGCGCGGACAGATCTTCCCGATGCTATTCTTCAGGGCAAAGACCGCGAGGTGCATATTCACTTGCAGACACCCGGGCCGATGGTTGGGCCAGAGGCTGTTCAGTATCTGCGAAAAGTTCAGTGGCCTTCTCTCATTCACCCTGCGTTTGAGGAGATTCGGAATAGTGCGAAGTTTCCCGCGCTGTTAGAGCCGTTGATCGGCACGTCGTTGAAGCAGTATATCAATCAGATTAATTTCAAGATGCCTGGTGGAGATATTCAGTTTCCGTGGCATCAGGATATCCGCCCTACACCCGCGTTTCGCGATCAGGTGAATAATTATGTGCAGACCATTATTGTGGTGGATGAGGCGACTGTTGCCAATGGCTGTTTACACGTTATTCCCGGCAGTCACAGGTTGGGAAATTTGAAGGTGACGCGGTATGCAAGGGGGGAAGTTGAAGATCAGGTGGATGTGTCGTCGGCTGTGCCGTGTGAGGCAATGCCGGGTGATGTGGTGATGTTCACGTCTTATACGGTTCACGGCTCGGTACCAAATACGACGGATAATCCGCGGCGTTCGTATATCAATGGTTTTGTTCGCGCTTCGGCGTGTGATGTGGGAAAGTGGGCATTTCTGGAAGGGAAACCCGTTCCGATTACGAGTGATCGCGATTATCACGAGATTCGCTATGGGGCTGCCGGTTAA
- a CDS encoding 8-oxo-dGTP diphosphatase yields MINATLCYVKNGNKTLMLHRVKKENDIHEGKWNGLGGKMEAGETPEECVIREVREESGLQIQNPALRGVLTFPKFDGFNDWLAFVFTAERFTGELIDSSEGILKWIDDSELLDLNLWEGDKIFLKWLHRDAFFSGKFTYENKRLIDHDVVFHTFI; encoded by the coding sequence ATGATCAATGCGACCTTATGCTATGTTAAAAATGGCAATAAAACGCTGATGCTGCACCGAGTGAAAAAGGAAAATGATATACACGAGGGCAAATGGAATGGTCTGGGTGGCAAAATGGAAGCGGGTGAGACGCCTGAGGAATGCGTTATTCGAGAGGTGCGCGAGGAGAGCGGTCTGCAGATTCAAAATCCCGCTTTACGAGGTGTGCTCACTTTTCCAAAATTTGATGGATTTAATGACTGGTTGGCTTTTGTGTTTACCGCAGAGAGGTTCACGGGTGAGTTAATCGACTCGAGTGAAGGTATCCTGAAATGGATTGATGACTCAGAACTTCTCGATCTCAATCTTTGGGAAGGCGATAAAATTTTTCTGAAGTGGTTACACCGAGATGCGTTTTTTTCGGGGAAATTTACGTATGAAAACAAGCGGTTGATCGATCACGATGTCGTGTTTCACACATTTATTTAA